The following are encoded in a window of Mycobacterium sp. ELW1 genomic DNA:
- a CDS encoding VOC family protein, translating to MRINLTSVLVDDQDKALRFYTEVLGFTTKHDIPMGEHRWITVVSPEDPDGTELVLEPDSHPAVKPFKEALASDGIPFTSFAVDDVQAEFARLDALGVRFTQEPVDMGPVTTAVLDDTCGNLIQITHQAG from the coding sequence GTGCGAATCAACCTGACGAGTGTGCTTGTCGACGACCAGGACAAGGCACTGCGGTTCTACACCGAAGTCCTCGGCTTCACGACCAAGCACGACATTCCGATGGGCGAACACCGCTGGATCACTGTGGTGTCCCCGGAGGATCCCGACGGCACCGAACTCGTCCTGGAACCGGACAGCCATCCCGCAGTCAAACCGTTCAAGGAGGCATTGGCCTCCGACGGAATCCCGTTCACCTCTTTCGCCGTCGACGATGTCCAGGCCGAGTTCGCTCGGCTCGATGCACTCGGGGTTCGGTTCACCCAAGAGCCCGTCGACATGGGACCGGTGACCACGGCGGTACTCGATGACACCTGCGGCAACCTGATCCAGATCACCCACCAGGCGGGCTGA
- the bcp gene encoding thioredoxin-dependent thiol peroxidase: protein MTDTARLEVGDKAPAFSLSDASGKTVKLSDFKGRKVIVYFYPAAMTPGCTKQACDFRDSLAELNGAGIDVVGISPDKPEKLAKFTERDELTFPLLSDPDKKVLTEWGAYGEKKMYGKTVQGVIRSTFVVDEKGKIEVAQYNVKATGHVAKLRRDIAV from the coding sequence GTGACCGACACAGCACGCCTCGAAGTCGGCGACAAGGCGCCGGCGTTCAGCCTGTCTGACGCCAGCGGCAAGACCGTGAAACTGTCCGACTTCAAAGGCCGCAAGGTGATCGTGTACTTCTATCCGGCCGCGATGACGCCCGGCTGCACCAAGCAGGCCTGCGACTTCCGGGACAGCCTGGCCGAACTCAACGGCGCGGGCATCGACGTCGTCGGCATCTCCCCCGACAAGCCGGAAAAGCTGGCCAAGTTCACCGAGCGCGACGAGCTGACGTTCCCGCTGCTGTCCGATCCCGACAAGAAGGTCCTCACCGAGTGGGGCGCCTACGGCGAGAAGAAGATGTACGGCAAGACCGTCCAGGGCGTCATCCGCTCGACATTCGTGGTGGACGAGAAGGGCAAGATCGAGGTCGCCCAGTACAACGTCAAGGCCACCGGCCACGTCGCCAAACTGCGGCGCGATATCGCGGTCTAA
- a CDS encoding MFS transporter: MTTSGQTKTITTSVPARLDRLPWSRFHWRVVIGLGSAWVLDGLEVTMVGNVSARLTEPGSGLAITAGQIGIAAAIYVVGACVGALVFGQLTDRFGRKKLFLLTLGLYLAATVATAFSFAPWYFFLTRFLTGAGIGGEYAAVNSAVDELIPARNRGRVDLAINGSYWLGAMLGAAGSLVLLNGDWLPLNLGWRLAFGIGAVFGLVVLLVRRNVPESPRWLFIHGREEEAERIVDAIERDVIDRTGAHLDEPDRELTIHQRHTIGFREIAHVAFTRYPKRAMLGLALFVGQAFLYNAVTFNLGTLLNGFYGVSSGIVPAFFIVWAAGNFTGPLLLGRLFDTVGRKPMIVLSYLDSAAITVVLTAVFVAEAGGLWGFMAVLVATFFLASAGASAAYLTVSEIFPMETRALAIAFFYAVGTAIGGITGPLLFGQLIGSGERGLVAVAFLVGAAVMAVGGLAELAWGVKAEGRQLEDIAAPLTSADEAKP, encoded by the coding sequence ATGACCACAAGCGGACAGACCAAGACGATCACCACCAGCGTTCCCGCCCGGCTGGACCGGTTGCCCTGGTCGAGGTTTCACTGGCGCGTCGTCATCGGCCTGGGGTCGGCGTGGGTGCTCGACGGCCTGGAAGTCACCATGGTGGGCAACGTGTCCGCTCGTCTCACCGAACCCGGGAGCGGACTGGCCATCACCGCCGGGCAGATCGGCATCGCGGCGGCCATCTACGTCGTCGGCGCGTGTGTGGGTGCGCTGGTGTTCGGTCAGCTCACCGACCGGTTCGGCCGCAAGAAGCTCTTCCTGCTGACGCTCGGTCTTTACCTGGCGGCCACCGTCGCAACAGCGTTCTCCTTTGCGCCCTGGTATTTCTTCCTCACCCGCTTTCTCACCGGCGCCGGCATCGGCGGTGAATACGCTGCGGTCAATTCCGCTGTGGACGAACTGATTCCGGCACGCAACCGCGGTCGGGTCGACCTCGCGATCAATGGGTCCTACTGGCTGGGCGCGATGCTGGGTGCGGCCGGATCGTTGGTCCTGCTCAACGGTGACTGGTTGCCGCTGAACCTCGGGTGGCGACTGGCCTTCGGTATCGGCGCCGTCTTCGGGTTGGTGGTGCTGCTGGTTCGGCGCAACGTTCCGGAAAGCCCGCGCTGGCTGTTCATCCACGGCCGCGAGGAGGAAGCCGAGCGCATCGTCGACGCCATCGAGCGGGACGTGATCGACCGCACCGGCGCACATCTCGACGAGCCCGACCGCGAGCTGACCATCCATCAACGCCACACCATCGGGTTCCGCGAAATCGCACACGTGGCGTTCACCCGCTATCCCAAACGCGCGATGCTCGGGCTGGCGTTGTTCGTCGGCCAGGCGTTCCTCTACAACGCGGTGACGTTCAACCTCGGCACCCTGCTCAACGGTTTTTACGGCGTCTCATCCGGGATCGTGCCGGCGTTCTTCATCGTCTGGGCCGCAGGCAATTTCACCGGGCCGCTGCTCCTGGGCCGGTTGTTCGACACCGTCGGACGCAAGCCGATGATTGTGCTCTCCTACCTCGACTCGGCGGCAATCACCGTCGTGCTCACCGCGGTCTTCGTCGCTGAAGCTGGCGGCCTGTGGGGGTTCATGGCCGTCCTGGTCGCCACCTTCTTCCTTGCCTCCGCCGGTGCCAGCGCGGCGTACCTGACCGTCAGCGAGATCTTCCCGATGGAGACCCGCGCGCTGGCCATCGCTTTTTTCTACGCCGTCGGGACCGCGATCGGTGGCATCACCGGGCCGCTGTTGTTCGGGCAGCTGATCGGGTCGGGTGAGCGTGGATTGGTAGCCGTTGCATTCCTGGTCGGCGCCGCCGTGATGGCCGTCGGCGGGTTGGCGGAACTCGCCTGGGGAGTCAAGGCGGAAGGCCGCCAACTCGAAGACATCGCGGCGCCGCTCACCTCCGCCGACGAGGCGAAGCCGTGA
- a CDS encoding cytochrome P450, producing MAIANDTVYYDPYDVAIVADPYPVYARLRDEAPIYHNERYDFWTLSRHADVDAALSDWETFSNSRSDILELIKSDFDMPGGVMMFQDPPAHTQLRGLMSRVFTPRRMAEIEDQIRRYCVGCLDPLVGSGGFDIIAELASMMPMRVIGMLLGIPESEQVSVRDANDANLRTKPGTPMKVADPERIADGRIYADYVEWRANNPSDDLMTALLNVEFTDDQGVTRKLTRTEVLHYTQVVAGAGNETTGRLIGWLAKVLAEHPDQRRDVRDDRSLLNRAIDETLRFEPTGPHVGRYVLRDFECYGTTVPAGSAMLLLFGAANRDPRRYDDPDSFNIHRDTISHLTFGKGVHYCLGANLARLEGRVALDELLNRFPEWDIDYANAKLAPTSTVRGWERLPIVLP from the coding sequence ATGGCGATTGCGAACGACACCGTCTATTACGACCCGTACGACGTCGCCATCGTCGCCGACCCCTACCCGGTGTATGCCCGCCTGCGCGATGAGGCACCGATCTACCACAACGAGCGCTACGACTTCTGGACGTTGTCGCGGCACGCCGACGTCGACGCCGCGCTGTCGGACTGGGAGACGTTCTCCAACAGCCGCAGCGACATCCTGGAGCTGATCAAGTCCGACTTCGACATGCCCGGCGGCGTGATGATGTTCCAGGATCCGCCCGCCCACACTCAACTGCGCGGCCTGATGTCGCGGGTGTTCACCCCCCGCCGGATGGCCGAGATCGAAGACCAGATCCGTCGGTACTGCGTCGGCTGCCTCGATCCGCTGGTCGGCTCGGGCGGCTTCGACATCATCGCCGAACTGGCCTCGATGATGCCGATGCGGGTCATCGGCATGTTGCTGGGAATCCCGGAATCTGAACAGGTTTCGGTGCGCGACGCCAACGACGCCAACCTGCGCACCAAGCCGGGCACCCCGATGAAGGTCGCCGACCCCGAGCGCATCGCCGACGGCCGGATCTACGCCGACTACGTCGAGTGGCGGGCCAACAACCCCTCCGACGATCTGATGACCGCACTGCTCAACGTCGAGTTCACCGACGACCAGGGCGTCACCCGCAAACTGACCCGCACAGAGGTGCTGCACTACACCCAGGTGGTGGCCGGCGCAGGCAACGAGACCACCGGCCGGCTGATCGGCTGGCTGGCCAAGGTCCTGGCCGAGCACCCCGACCAGCGTCGCGACGTCCGCGACGACCGCTCGCTGCTGAACCGCGCAATCGACGAGACGCTGCGCTTCGAACCCACCGGACCGCACGTCGGACGGTATGTGCTCAGAGACTTCGAGTGCTACGGCACGACGGTCCCCGCCGGCAGCGCGATGCTGCTGCTGTTCGGCGCCGCCAATCGGGATCCGCGCCGTTATGACGACCCTGACAGCTTCAATATCCACCGCGACACGATCAGCCATCTGACGTTCGGCAAAGGTGTCCACTACTGCCTCGGCGCCAACCTGGCCCGGCTAGAGGGGCGGGTTGCGCTCGACGAGCTGCTCAACCGCTTCCCCGAATGGGATATCGACTACGCGAACGCCAAGCTGGCACCGACATCGACCGTGCGGGGCTGGGAACGGCTACCCATCGTCCTGCCCTGA
- a CDS encoding DUF3618 domain-containing protein → MADRDPEVIKAEIDQARDRLAVTVDSLAERANPQRIADDVKAVLLRFVKKPPVAAALAGVSVVTVVLVVRRIRNG, encoded by the coding sequence GTGGCTGACCGGGACCCCGAGGTCATCAAGGCCGAGATCGACCAGGCACGTGACCGGCTGGCGGTCACGGTGGACTCGCTGGCCGAGCGCGCCAACCCACAACGCATCGCCGACGACGTCAAGGCCGTATTGCTGCGCTTCGTCAAGAAGCCGCCGGTGGCCGCGGCGCTGGCCGGTGTCAGCGTGGTGACCGTCGTCCTGGTGGTGCGCCGCATCCGTAACGGCTAG
- a CDS encoding dipeptidase: MSDLVERVQAVLPSVRADLEDLVRIQSVWADPARRDEVHRSAQAVADLLSSAGFAKVEIVAEGGAPAVIAHHPAPPGAPTVLLYAHHDVQPEGEASQWDSDPFEPTERDGRLYGRGTADDKAGIATHLAAFRAHAGKPPVGVTVFVEGEEESGSPSLGRLLAAHKDKLAADVIVIADSDNWTSEIPALTVSLRGLADCVVEVATLDHGLHSGLWGGVVPDALSVLVRLLASLHDDDGNVAVQGLYETTAADVDRGPQWVRAESGLLDGVHEIGSGPVAQRMWAKPAITVIGIDTTPIGKASNTLIPRASAKVSMRVAPGGDAAAHLHALRRHLEQHAPWGAHVKVIPGDVGQPYAIDASGPVYDAARSAFREAWGTDVVDMGMGGSIPFIAEFATAFPDATILVTGVEDPGTQAHSVNESLHLGVLERAATTEALLLARLAI, encoded by the coding sequence ATGAGCGATCTCGTCGAACGCGTACAGGCGGTGCTTCCCTCGGTGCGGGCCGATCTGGAGGATCTGGTCCGCATCCAGTCGGTGTGGGCCGACCCGGCCCGGCGCGATGAGGTGCACCGCAGCGCCCAGGCCGTGGCTGACCTGTTGAGCAGTGCAGGCTTCGCCAAGGTCGAGATCGTCGCCGAGGGCGGTGCCCCCGCGGTGATCGCGCATCATCCCGCGCCGCCCGGCGCGCCGACGGTGCTGCTGTACGCCCATCACGATGTTCAGCCCGAAGGTGAAGCATCGCAATGGGATTCGGACCCCTTCGAGCCGACCGAGCGGGACGGACGGCTCTACGGCCGTGGCACCGCCGACGACAAGGCCGGCATCGCCACCCACCTGGCGGCGTTCCGTGCGCACGCCGGCAAGCCGCCGGTCGGCGTCACCGTGTTCGTCGAAGGGGAGGAGGAGTCCGGCTCGCCGTCGCTGGGCCGGCTGCTGGCCGCCCACAAGGACAAGCTGGCCGCCGACGTCATCGTGATCGCCGACTCGGACAACTGGACCTCCGAAATCCCGGCGCTGACAGTGTCATTGCGCGGACTGGCCGACTGCGTGGTCGAGGTCGCCACCCTGGACCACGGTCTGCATTCGGGGCTGTGGGGCGGGGTGGTGCCCGACGCACTCAGCGTCCTCGTCCGCCTGCTCGCCAGCCTGCACGACGACGACGGCAACGTCGCTGTGCAGGGCCTGTACGAGACCACTGCCGCCGACGTCGACCGCGGACCGCAGTGGGTGCGGGCCGAGTCCGGACTGCTCGACGGGGTCCACGAGATCGGCTCGGGTCCTGTGGCGCAACGGATGTGGGCCAAGCCCGCGATCACCGTGATCGGCATCGACACCACACCGATCGGTAAAGCGTCGAACACCCTGATTCCGCGCGCGAGCGCCAAGGTCAGCATGCGGGTCGCCCCCGGCGGGGACGCGGCTGCTCATCTGCATGCGTTGCGTCGCCACCTCGAGCAGCACGCCCCTTGGGGCGCGCACGTCAAGGTCATCCCGGGCGACGTGGGTCAGCCGTACGCGATCGATGCCAGCGGTCCGGTGTACGACGCGGCGCGGTCCGCCTTCCGGGAGGCCTGGGGCACCGACGTCGTCGACATGGGGATGGGCGGCTCGATCCCGTTCATCGCCGAGTTCGCCACCGCGTTCCCCGACGCCACCATCCTGGTCACCGGAGTCGAGGACCCGGGCACGCAAGCGCACAGCGTCAACGAGAGCCTGCATCTGGGGGTGCTGGAGCGCGCCGCCACCACCGAGGCGCTGTTATTGGCGAGGCTAGCAATTTGA
- a CDS encoding PAS domain S-box protein, with amino-acid sequence MVLNDFCYDTEDLLDTRRYDIRATRTTPASITVTWRDVTERFRIAQHAAESEARYRRCIDNAAVGMCLVSPEGRLSEVNDAMAQFFGYDTEAMNGTSWQDFTGQEYLEAELNDFNAILQGRIDSYRMVKQYVRADGHPIWGDLSVSCIRGEDGHVENFVALISDITARVQADERNRILAQQLQQEKGQLAASERNYRLLVENTADVIIHARDGRAVWVSPAVKGVLGASPEYWVGRELREVIPPEGQASHAERMKALAEGPCGPTARRDDCGRWH; translated from the coding sequence TTGGTTCTCAATGACTTCTGCTACGACACGGAAGATCTGCTCGACACCCGCCGCTACGACATCAGAGCCACCCGAACGACGCCAGCCTCTATTACCGTCACCTGGCGCGATGTCACCGAGCGATTCCGTATCGCACAACACGCCGCAGAGTCCGAGGCGCGCTACCGCCGCTGTATCGACAACGCGGCTGTCGGCATGTGCCTGGTCTCACCGGAGGGTCGCCTCAGTGAGGTCAACGACGCGATGGCTCAGTTCTTCGGCTACGACACCGAAGCGATGAACGGGACGTCTTGGCAGGATTTCACCGGGCAGGAATACCTAGAAGCGGAACTGAATGACTTCAACGCCATTCTGCAAGGCCGCATTGACTCCTACCGGATGGTCAAACAGTACGTCCGTGCCGACGGTCATCCGATCTGGGGTGATCTGTCGGTGAGCTGTATTCGCGGCGAGGACGGCCATGTGGAGAACTTCGTCGCGCTGATTTCCGACATCACCGCCCGGGTGCAAGCAGACGAACGCAATCGCATTCTGGCTCAACAGCTTCAACAGGAGAAGGGCCAGCTCGCGGCCTCGGAAAGAAATTATCGCTTGCTCGTCGAGAACACCGCCGACGTGATCATCCACGCCCGGGACGGCAGGGCCGTTTGGGTCTCCCCGGCGGTTAAGGGCGTGCTGGGTGCATCTCCCGAGTACTGGGTGGGCCGGGAACTGCGGGAAGTCATTCCCCCAGAGGGGCAAGCGTCCCATGCCGAGAGGATGAAGGCGCTCGCCGAGGGGCCGTGCGGTCCAACAGCGCGCCGAGATGATTGCGGTCGATGGCACTAG
- a CDS encoding holo-ACP synthase translates to MPIVGVGIDVVSIPDFAEQVDQPGTVFAETFTPGERRDAADKSSVAARHLAARWAAKEAVIKAWSGSRFAQRPVLPEGIHRDIEVITDMWGRPKVRLTGDIAKHLAEVTIHVSLTHEGDTAAAVAILETA, encoded by the coding sequence GTGCCAATAGTCGGAGTGGGGATCGACGTTGTCTCCATCCCTGATTTCGCCGAGCAGGTAGACCAGCCGGGAACGGTTTTCGCCGAGACGTTCACGCCAGGTGAGCGCCGCGACGCCGCCGACAAGAGTTCGGTGGCGGCGCGGCACCTGGCGGCTCGGTGGGCCGCCAAGGAGGCCGTCATCAAGGCGTGGTCGGGCTCGCGCTTCGCGCAACGGCCGGTGCTGCCGGAGGGCATCCACCGCGACATCGAGGTGATCACCGACATGTGGGGTCGGCCCAAGGTCCGCCTCACCGGTGACATCGCCAAGCACCTGGCCGAGGTGACCATTCACGTGTCACTGACCCACGAGGGCGACACCGCCGCGGCGGTGGCGATCCTGGAGACGGCCTAG
- a CDS encoding PAS domain S-box protein — translation MIAVDGTRHWVHLHSQPFYDIDGRQDGFAASLRLIDDEVAVEKALEEARRLQAQAEERYRRAVEHAALAICLVTPEGRILEVNDAACQLFGYDAETLKQKTWQELTPPEHLDKSVKEVNDLHEGRIDSFRITKQYIHADGHLIWADLSVSCLRDQERVESQVALITDITAEVEAREQLDRKRQAEANERLRRAMENAGVGMCLMNSGGRVEDVNHEMCRFLGYDADTLLQKTWTEVTDPDYCEENWTHITAMVKGHIDSYRMINQYIHADGHTIWGDHSVTCIRDDDGRVESFLVQVTDVSPVERELRERLEF, via the coding sequence ATGATTGCGGTCGATGGCACTAGACACTGGGTCCATCTGCATTCCCAGCCGTTCTACGACATCGACGGTCGCCAGGACGGTTTCGCCGCCTCGTTGCGTCTGATCGATGACGAGGTGGCTGTGGAAAAGGCACTGGAGGAAGCCCGCCGACTCCAGGCCCAAGCCGAGGAACGCTACCGCCGGGCGGTGGAGCACGCCGCCCTCGCCATATGCCTGGTCACCCCGGAGGGTCGCATCCTGGAGGTCAACGACGCGGCGTGTCAGCTCTTCGGCTACGACGCCGAAACGTTGAAGCAGAAGACCTGGCAGGAACTGACCCCGCCGGAGCACCTGGACAAGAGCGTGAAGGAAGTCAACGATCTTCACGAAGGCCGCATCGACTCCTTCCGGATCACCAAGCAATACATCCACGCCGATGGCCATCTGATCTGGGCTGATCTGTCGGTCAGCTGTCTCCGCGACCAGGAGCGAGTGGAGAGCCAAGTCGCCCTGATCACCGACATCACCGCCGAAGTAGAAGCCCGCGAACAGTTGGACCGCAAGCGACAGGCCGAAGCCAATGAACGTCTGCGCCGGGCGATGGAAAACGCGGGCGTAGGCATGTGCTTGATGAATTCGGGGGGTCGCGTCGAGGACGTCAACCATGAGATGTGTCGGTTCCTGGGCTATGACGCGGACACGCTGCTCCAGAAGACGTGGACTGAGGTGACCGACCCGGACTACTGCGAGGAGAACTGGACTCACATCACGGCCATGGTGAAAGGCCACATCGACTCCTACCGGATGATCAATCAGTACATCCACGCCGACGGTCACACGATCTGGGGCGATCACTCGGTGACCTGCATTCGCGACGACGACGGCCGCGTGGAGAGCTTCCTCGTCCAGGTCACCGACGTCAGCCCGGTTGAGCGGGAATTACGGGAACGGCTGGAGTTCTAG
- a CDS encoding FAD-linked oxidase C-terminal domain-containing protein: MADLAALFSDIVGRTHLLTGDAISDDYSHDEALTIPAQRPAYLAKPATAEEVAALLKTATEHHVPVTARGSGCGLSGAAQPVADGLLISFERMNAIVEIDTDNHVAVVQPGVTLTELDAETARVGLSYTVYPGELSSSVGGNVGTNAGGMRAVKYGVTRHNVLGLQAVLPTGEIIRTGGKMSKISTGYDLTQLIIGSEGTLALATEVTVKLVPRLAHSVTVLAPFDDFDQVMAAVPKLISSGLNPTIVEYIDNVVMAAIVNAEKLELGIPEEIRETCAAYLVVALENNHTDRLDEDATALGALLSDWGALDAYVLQGNSARRLIVARENVFWTAKAIGADDIIDVVVPRASMPEFLRKARDIAMAEGVGMSGCGHAGDGNVHGVLFCKDPKTRKKLLTEIFAVGMSLGGAISGEHGVGRAKADYFCELEDPAKLALMQRIKHSFDPAGILNPGVVFAPQRP; this comes from the coding sequence ATGGCCGATCTGGCGGCACTCTTCTCCGACATCGTCGGGCGCACCCATCTACTGACCGGCGACGCCATTTCCGACGACTACAGCCACGACGAAGCGCTGACCATCCCGGCGCAGCGGCCCGCGTATCTCGCCAAGCCCGCCACCGCCGAAGAGGTCGCGGCGCTGCTGAAAACCGCGACCGAACACCATGTTCCGGTGACGGCGCGAGGGTCCGGTTGCGGCCTGTCGGGTGCGGCCCAACCGGTCGCCGATGGGCTGCTGATCTCGTTCGAGCGGATGAACGCCATCGTGGAGATCGACACCGACAATCACGTCGCCGTGGTGCAGCCGGGTGTCACCCTGACCGAGCTCGATGCCGAGACCGCCCGCGTCGGACTGAGTTACACGGTGTATCCCGGCGAGCTGTCGTCCAGCGTCGGCGGCAACGTCGGGACCAATGCCGGCGGCATGCGAGCGGTGAAGTACGGGGTCACCCGCCACAACGTGCTCGGCCTGCAGGCTGTCCTGCCCACCGGCGAGATCATCCGTACCGGCGGCAAGATGTCCAAGATCTCCACCGGGTACGACCTCACGCAGCTGATCATCGGCTCCGAGGGCACGCTGGCGCTGGCGACGGAGGTTACCGTCAAGCTGGTGCCCAGGCTGGCGCACAGCGTCACGGTGCTGGCGCCGTTCGACGATTTCGACCAGGTCATGGCCGCCGTGCCGAAGCTGATCTCGAGCGGACTGAACCCGACGATCGTCGAGTACATCGACAACGTCGTGATGGCCGCGATCGTCAATGCCGAGAAGCTGGAGCTCGGCATTCCCGAGGAGATCCGCGAGACGTGCGCGGCCTACCTCGTCGTCGCCCTGGAGAACAATCACACCGACCGCCTCGACGAGGACGCCACCGCGCTGGGTGCATTGCTCAGCGACTGGGGTGCCTTGGATGCCTATGTACTGCAAGGTAATTCAGCGCGCAGGCTGATCGTGGCACGGGAGAACGTGTTCTGGACCGCGAAGGCGATCGGTGCGGACGACATCATCGACGTCGTCGTGCCCCGGGCGTCGATGCCGGAGTTCCTGCGCAAGGCCCGCGACATCGCGATGGCCGAGGGTGTCGGCATGAGCGGGTGCGGACACGCCGGCGACGGCAACGTGCACGGCGTGCTGTTCTGCAAGGACCCGAAGACCCGCAAGAAGCTGCTCACCGAGATCTTCGCTGTCGGCATGTCGCTGGGCGGGGCGATCTCCGGCGAACACGGTGTCGGGCGAGCCAAGGCCGACTATTTCTGCGAGCTCGAGGATCCGGCCAAGCTGGCGTTGATGCAGCGGATCAAGCACAGTTTCGACCCGGCCGGCATCCTGAACCCCGGCGTCGTTTTCGCCCCGCAACGGCCTTGA
- a CDS encoding metalloregulator ArsR/SmtB family transcription factor: MGDVFKALADPTRRKILDELTDRNGQTLFEICARLATKYGLGSSRQAISQHLEILETAGLVETRRSGRFKYHYIDTAPIAPIVERWLKKAEEPPCEST; encoded by the coding sequence GTGGGCGACGTCTTCAAGGCCTTGGCGGACCCCACGCGCCGGAAAATCCTCGACGAGCTGACCGACCGAAACGGTCAGACGCTGTTCGAGATCTGCGCCCGCCTGGCGACCAAGTACGGGCTGGGCTCGTCACGACAGGCAATTTCGCAGCACCTCGAGATTCTCGAGACCGCCGGCCTGGTCGAGACGAGGCGCTCAGGTCGTTTCAAGTACCACTACATCGACACCGCACCGATAGCACCGATCGTCGAGCGGTGGCTGAAGAAGGCGGAGGAACCACCGTGCGAATCAACCTGA
- a CDS encoding PQQ-dependent sugar dehydrogenase, whose product MVHTKYVARIGIIATALFFGWALLTAPGSAWADTAADSGSSASHAPRTGRAAPRPQPQTAHARKAAAATPRPQADRLVKPVATARSVNSIVSDVTACACNVIKTVATYSALFVSELRPPSIPQPPPDPFGAWAVLAWARKQAEDAVQQIAAQPVVKQVVQAVQRIAERTYDAIMACGTTPTGPPVFDRTTIASGLSSPTDFVVLPDGRILITEKAGDIRLYQNGALSPDPLLVIPTRTEGERGLLGIEVDPHFTDNGYIYVAYTTTDAHYQLSRYTVTADGIDPNSALPLFRSVDEEKNNHQGGDLLFGPDGMLYWGIGDNTVGANAQDLTNIHGKILRLNPTDGSAPQDNPFVNTPNAVPQIWAYGLRNPFRIEFTPDGRLLAGDVGNNAVEELDLITKGGNYGWPGAEGVCATCTSINPIYTYDHSAGNAAITSVLLYTGAAFGPGYQNTVFIADYIRGWIKVLKFSADYTSLIREVTFDATAGSTVKLAQGPDGTIYQLTIFPGELSILSPAD is encoded by the coding sequence ATGGTGCACACCAAATACGTTGCGCGCATTGGCATCATCGCCACCGCGCTGTTTTTCGGATGGGCGCTGCTGACCGCGCCCGGTAGTGCGTGGGCAGACACCGCAGCCGATTCCGGATCGAGCGCATCGCACGCACCACGAACCGGCCGGGCCGCCCCACGCCCTCAACCGCAGACTGCCCACGCCCGCAAGGCTGCCGCTGCGACCCCGCGCCCGCAGGCCGACCGACTCGTGAAGCCGGTCGCGACGGCCAGATCGGTGAACTCGATCGTCTCTGATGTGACCGCCTGCGCCTGCAACGTGATCAAGACCGTCGCGACCTACAGCGCGCTCTTCGTGTCGGAGCTGCGCCCACCGTCCATCCCGCAGCCACCACCCGACCCGTTCGGTGCGTGGGCGGTGCTGGCCTGGGCGCGCAAGCAGGCCGAGGATGCCGTACAGCAGATCGCCGCGCAGCCGGTGGTCAAGCAGGTGGTGCAGGCGGTGCAACGCATTGCCGAACGGACCTACGACGCCATCATGGCGTGTGGCACCACACCGACCGGGCCGCCCGTATTCGACCGCACAACAATCGCTTCGGGCCTGTCCAGTCCCACCGACTTCGTCGTCCTGCCCGACGGCCGGATTCTGATAACCGAGAAGGCCGGTGACATCCGGCTGTATCAGAACGGCGCGCTGAGCCCCGACCCTCTGCTCGTCATCCCGACCCGAACCGAAGGCGAACGCGGGCTGCTCGGTATCGAGGTGGACCCCCACTTCACCGACAACGGGTACATCTACGTCGCCTACACGACCACCGACGCCCACTACCAACTGTCTCGGTACACCGTCACCGCCGACGGCATCGACCCCAACTCCGCGCTGCCGCTGTTCCGTTCAGTCGACGAGGAGAAGAACAATCACCAGGGCGGCGACCTGCTCTTCGGGCCGGACGGCATGCTGTACTGGGGAATCGGTGACAATACCGTCGGTGCCAACGCCCAGGACCTGACGAACATCCACGGCAAGATCTTGCGCCTGAACCCAACGGATGGCTCTGCACCGCAAGATAATCCGTTCGTCAACACCCCGAACGCGGTGCCGCAGATCTGGGCGTACGGCCTGCGCAACCCGTTCCGAATCGAGTTCACCCCGGACGGCCGCCTGCTGGCCGGCGACGTCGGCAACAACGCCGTCGAGGAGCTCGACCTCATCACCAAGGGCGGCAACTACGGCTGGCCGGGTGCCGAAGGTGTCTGCGCCACGTGCACTTCCATCAATCCCATCTACACCTACGACCACTCCGCCGGGAATGCGGCCATCACCTCGGTCCTGCTCTACACCGGTGCCGCCTTCGGTCCCGGCTACCAGAACACGGTGTTCATCGCCGACTACATCCGCGGGTGGATCAAGGTCCTGAAATTCAGTGCCGACTACACGTCGCTGATCCGCGAGGTGACGTTCGACGCCACAGCCGGTAGCACCGTCAAACTGGCTCAGGGACCGGACGGCACCATTTATCAGCTGACGATCTTCCCTGGTGAGCTGTCGATCCTGAGCCCCGCTGACTAG